The following coding sequences are from one Oscarella lobularis chromosome 19, ooOscLobu1.1, whole genome shotgun sequence window:
- the LOC136198492 gene encoding uncharacterized protein, translating to MTLTRNHRNANDIVDVAFAILLGFCATTPSLAITVNDVCNFGHSVSTAPTPSNPCSFIGGLFSVHQDKINPFSLRHRCSLSDFHRFGVEQAEALIFAVELLLEESRNSSISGYSIYDSCGIVPSHGLGCVRDQARALVIPDNKDECALATIVGPFYWGDTSDSLVYNNVELRNVFNQAFGVGTTSTEDKRGVLSLVDQSIAFASSVPAQRDEQLVFMQPSCQVQVSAVVDFLLAARWREVVLVTSGDDCGQKNSDEFRKEIEDRRLACDIRAEYYTHSKDLPPRLKRDEKDVPILNNLWRNRLDKPSSPRAIVVLSSMLFALHFFESYMHFETMNQTTFGFLLGDFWGNPVGVDALYDVLMDVTETARTVVALRTATNGLDKFQEHMTSIRANSTEIRRNSLLADYWENYFNCSMSNGTCDNTTSLPYIDRPILRNYKASLVIDAAFLVAEYVKRFREEEGESLRFTTSFSIFYDKRAGRERTTNVSSWTGNQVRLGPVRGHTQPVTWSYEFLVLTRENGSIPYGVWTFEDEGNRTGSFESNESDIAIWTPEHSPSLRNCLLPTEASTTAEMPSTERSSPKENGTTEEPVPALLSTIAVPIVVLLLHIVCCSVVIFLFQLKWIRRVPSVLLILLTLLSVALSFLVFVDVFSPFDCKILALDFAINAASVLCLAPFFVEVLLHAFCGMYNRAPIKVLLVAVIVIIEIVVAGVASFRSSDSESECLDARSRPLVVVSYWINAGLAIGTVIIIWITHVKKYPSRLDGRSIVECVVATLLAVVHVVGISLVLWVNNDVVQAHWLVVLAAFPAMVTLYVASFLAWNKYKRRSKRLPRPIQGSTLPRDPLHHYLDKQGSTAFVMTQVNFLNEDVTAEIGTVVISPSRIQQADRIGRGNFGEVFRGTMDNKLTVAIKTVQDVMNRKELNDFIREGLQMRDLKHPNVMELYGICWSADPSQANHRLPMIVLPYMELGDLKTYLRKNRPGLQKRGSDTEERLPPVKMSLVQLVKFCHQIAKGMTYISDKGIIHRDLAARNCMVNWDLQVKVADFGLSRAIKEGKDYYRMCQGGKLPVRWMSPESLLDFVFSEQSDVWSYGVTMWEVMTLAMIPYPGISNQDVVPFLKAGKRLEKPDECPSEIYNIMLRCWATEADDRLAFAEIVATLEEYLGVLMEYADPTAGDNERNDPYANWSLAAKGYSETQEMTLEMGDKETVGEVMSDGVTV from the exons ATGACGTTGACTCGGAATCATCGAAACGCaaacgacatcgtcgacgtcgcgtttgcGATTCTCTTGGGCTTTTGCGCGACAACACCGTCTCTCGCCATCACAGTCAATGATGTATGCAACTTTGGGCATTCCGTGTCGAcagcgccgacgccgtcaaaCCCGTGCTCCTTTATCGGCGGTCTATTTTCCGTTCATCAGGACAAAATCAATCCTTTTAGTCTCCGGCATCGGTGCTCCTTGTCCGACTTTCAccgcttcggcgtcgaacAAGCAGAAGCGTTgattttcgccgtcgagctGCTTCTTGAGGAGTCGCGGAACTCGTCAATTAGCGGCTATTCAATCTATGATTCGTGCGGCATTGTTCCCTCGCACGGCCTGGGGTGCGTTCGAGACCAGGCGCGCGCTCTCGTTATTCCCGACAATAAGGACGAATGCGCTCTCGCCACCATCGTTGGTCCGTTTTATTGGGGAGACACATCTGATTCACTGGTTTACAATAATGTCGAACTGCGCAACGTTTTCAATCAAGCGTTTGGTGTAGGCACGACTTCTACTGAGGATAAGCGTGGCGTTTTATCGCTCGTCGATCAATCCATTGCATTTGCTTCTTCCGTACCAGCACAGAGAGACGAGCAGCTCGTTTTCATGCAGCCCAGTTGCCAGGTGCAAGTgagtgccgtcgtcgattttctcctcgcCGCTCGTTGGCGAGAAGTCGTCTTGGTtacgagcggcgacgactgcgGTCAAAAAAACagcgacgaatttcgaaaagaaatcgaggACAGGCGACTGGCGTGCGACATACGCGCCGAGTATTATACCCATTCGAAAGATCTCCCCCCACGACTgaagagagacgagaagGACGTACCAATTCTCAACAATCTCTGGCGTAATCGTCTCGACAAACCGAGCTCGCCTCGTGCCATCGTCGTGCTATCGAGTATGCTCTTCGCCTTGCACTTTTTCGAATCGTATATGCATTTCGAAACGATGAATCAGACGACGTTCGGCTTCCTCTTGGGCGACTTCTGGGGCAAtcccgtcggcgtcgacgccttGTACGATGTTTTGATGGACGTGACGGAAACGGCGCGCACtgtcgtcgctcttcgcacggcgacgaacggACTGGACAAATTTCAGGAACACATGACTTCTATTCGCGCTAATTCGAccgaaattcgacgaaattcgcttCTGGCCGACTACTGGGAGAACTACTTCAATTGCAGTATGTCTAACGGAACGTGCGACAatacgacgtcgttgccCTATATCGATCGTCCGATTTTGAGAAATTACAAAGCGTCGTTGGTAATTGACGCCGCATTTCTCGTCGCAGAATACGTCAAACGATTTCGTGAAGAGGAAGGTGAATCCCTGCGCTTTACGACTTCATTTAGCATTTTTTACGACAAGAGAGCAGGGAgagaacgaacgacgaacgttAGCTCGTGGACAGGAAATCAAGTGCGCCTTGGACCCGTCAGGGGACACACTCAACCCGTTACGTGGTCCTACGAGTTTCTCGTTCTGACGCGCGAGAATGGATCAATTCCTTACGGTGTGTGGACATTCGAAGATGAAGGAAACAGAACCGGTAGCTTCGAATCAAATGAAAGTGACATAGCAATTTGGACTCCAGAGCACTCGCCTAGTCTTCGAAACTGTTTACTGCCAACAGAAGCATCAACGACAGCAGAGATGCCATCAACGGAACGTTCTTCACCAAAAGAAAATGGGACTACAGAGGAGCCGGTTCCAGCCCTTCTTTCAACAATAGCGGTTCCTATAGTCGTTCTACTGCTTCATATCGTCTGCTGCAGCGTCgttattttcttatttcaATTGAAATGGATTCGTCGTGTGCCGTCAGTTCTTCTCATCCTTCTGACGTTGTTGTCCGTCGCGTTGagttttctcgtttttgtcgACGTATTCAGCCCGTTCGACTGCAAAATATTGGCGTTGGATTTCGCCATCAACGCTGCCTCGGTTCTGTGCTTGGCCCCGTTCTTTGTCGAGGTTCTACTTCACGCTTTCTGCGGTATGTATAACCGGGCTCCGATTAaagttcttctcgtcgccgtcatcgtgATTATTGAGATCGTCGTAGCAGGTGTCGCGAGTTTTCGCTCGTCCGATTCAGAGAGCGAGTGTCTAGACGCTCGTAGTCGTcccctcgtcgtcgtttcatACTGGATCAACGCCGGATTGGCAATAGGAACAGTGATCATAATCTGGATCACACACGTCAAAAAATACCCGAGTCGATTAGACGGCAGATCGATTGTGGAATGCGTCGTGGCGACTTTGCTTGCCGTCGTACACGTAGTGGGAATCAGTCTCGTACTGTGGGTAAATAATGACGTGGTGCAAGCGCACTGGCTTGTCGTTCTTGCTGCGTTTCCTGCTATGGTCACACTGTACGTTGCTTCGTTTTTGGCGTGGAATAAATATAAACGGAGGTCAAAGCGACTGCCACGCCCTATACAAG GTAGTACTCTTCCCAGAGATCCTCTGCATCACTACTTGGACAAGCAGGGTAGCACCGCGTTTGTCATGACCCAggtgaattttttgaatgaAGACGTCACGGCGGAAATCGGCACCGTCGTCATTTCGCCATCGCGGATCCAACAAGCCGATCGCATTGGACGAG GAAATTTTGGTGAAGTCTTCAGAGGAACGATGGACAATAAGTTGACTGTCGCAATCAAGACCGTCCAAG ATGTAATGAATCGTAAGGAATTGAACGATTTTATTCGCGAAGGCCTGCAGATGCGCGACTTGAAGCACCCGAACGTCATGGAATTGTACGGCATCTGTTGGTCCGCCGATCCATCTCAGGCAAACCATCGCTTGCCTATGATTGTACTGCCATATATGGAACTTGGCGATCTGAAAACGTATCTTCGCAAAAATCGACCGGGACTGCAGAAGCGAGGCTCGGACACTGAAGAAAGATTGCCTCCGGTG AAGATGTCCCTTGTGCAGTTGGTAAAATTCTGCCACCAGATTGCCAAGGGAATGACTTACATCTCCGACAAGGGAATCATTCATCGCGACTTAGCAGCAAGAAACTGCAT GGTGAATTGGGATTTGCAGGTCAAAGTGGCCGACTTTGGCTTGTCGAGAGCAAtaaaagaaggcaaagacTACTATCGCATGTGTCAGGGCGGAAAACTACCCGTGCGCTGGATGTCGCCAGAAAGTCTTCTCGATTTTGTCTTCTCCGAACAATCTGACGTC TGGTCGTACGGAGTGACGATGTGGGAAGTGATGACGCTTGCTATGATACCCTATCCCGGTATATCCAATCAGGACGTGGTTCCCTTTTTGAAAGCAGGCAAGCGCCTTGAAAAACCAGATGAATGTCCGTCAGAAAT ATATAATATTATGTTGCGTTGTTGGGCAACGGAAGCGGACGATCGACTCGCGTTTGCCGAAATTGTCGCTACTTTAGAAGAGTATCTTGGAGTTCTGATGGAATATGCTGATCCGACGGCAGGAGATAACGAGAGAAACGATCCGTATGCTAATTGGAGTCTTGCTGCCAAAGGGTACTCGGAAACGCAGGAGATGACACTAGAAATGGGAGATAAGGAGACCGTAGGAGAAGTCATGTCTGACGGAGTCACGGTATGA
- the LOC136198498 gene encoding uncharacterized protein isoform X1 — protein MNDELPLVLVTGASGFVASHVVAGLVAEQKYRVRGTVRSSTSETSKLLKETFPDVELVEADLSKDDGWKEAVAGCAYVHHVASPIITLDEEPDREKMIRLPVEGIERVFGACVDAGTVKRVVLTGTSSAISSGVLGNPGVAHDHVYTSDDWTDPESPKLPPYEIGKTLAEKAAWEFVKNLEDGKKFELVVTSPVVIYGPLILNRASSSHEAVGVLLRRDFPAVPNVAAAFVDVRDVKKAHLIAMIKPEAAGKRYILCSDTVAMTEIAQVLAKEFNPQGYNVSVHRLPTFVLWFSKFFSQKAKVAYDYCGTFIRYDNSPMKNELGIEPIGIKESIIESAYSLIDKGIIPKKPGYRKQGAEE, from the exons ATGAACGACGAATTGCCCCTCGTACTTGTGACGGGAGCATCGGGCTTCGTCGCctcgcacgtcgtcgccggcctcgtcgccgagcaaAAATATCGCGTTCGCGGCACCGTTCGcagttcgacgagcgaaacgtcgaaacTTCTCAAGGAAACCTTTCCCGACGTCGAACTCGTCGAAGCAGATCTgtcgaaagacgacggatGGAAAGA AGCGGTGGCCGGCTGCGCGTACGTTCATCACGTCGCCTCGCCTATTATCACGCTCGACGAAGAGCCAGATCGGGAAAAAATGATTCGACTTCCTGTCGAGGGAATAGAACGCGTTTTCGGAGCGTGCGTCGACGCTGGAACGGTGAAGCGAGTCGTCCTGACAGGCACGAGTTCGGCCATATCAT CCGGCGTGCTTGGTAATCCGGGAGTGGCTCACGACCACGTCTACACGTCAGATGACTGGACTGACCCCGAATCGCCAAAACTTCCTCCGTACGAAATAGGAAAGACGCTCGCTGAAAAGGCGGCTTGGGAATTTGTAAAGAACCTGGAAG ATGGAAAGAAATTTGAGCTGGTTGTGACAAGCCCAGTTGTCATTTATGGTCCCTTGATTCTTAATcgcgcttcttcttctcatgAG GCTGTGGGGGTTCTACTCAGACGCGACTTTCCTGCCGTTCCAAACGTAGCTGCAGCATTTGTTGACGTTCGCGATGTCAAGAAAGCTCACCTGATTGCTATGATCAAACCTGAAGCTGCAG GCAAGCGCTATATATTGTGCTCTGACACGGTCGCAATGACAGAGATTGCTCAAGTGCTTGCCAAGGAATTTAACCCTCAAGG TTACAATGTTTCCGTGCATCGTTTGCCAACGTTTGTCTTGTGGTTCTCAAAGTTCTTTAGCCAAAAAGCCAAAGTGGCCTACGACTATTGCGGAACGTTTATTAGATATGACAACTCACCA ATGAAGAACGAGCTGGGAATTGAACCAATTGGTATAAAGGAAAGCATCATTGAGTCAGCCTACAGTCTCATTGATAAAGGCATCATTCCAAAGAAACCCGGTTACAGAAAACAGGGAGCAGAAgaatga
- the LOC136198498 gene encoding uncharacterized protein isoform X2 — MNDELPLVLVTGASGFVASHVVAGLVAEQKYRVRGTVRSSTSETSKLLKETFPDVELVEADLSKDDGWKEAVAGCAYVHHVASPIITLDEEPDREKMIRLPVEGIERVFGACVDAGTVKRVVLTGTSSAISYDWTDPESPKLPPYEIGKTLAEKAAWEFVKNLEDGKKFELVVTSPVVIYGPLILNRASSSHEAVGVLLRRDFPAVPNVAAAFVDVRDVKKAHLIAMIKPEAAGKRYILCSDTVAMTEIAQVLAKEFNPQGYNVSVHRLPTFVLWFSKFFSQKAKVAYDYCGTFIRYDNSPMKNELGIEPIGIKESIIESAYSLIDKGIIPKKPGYRKQGAEE, encoded by the exons ATGAACGACGAATTGCCCCTCGTACTTGTGACGGGAGCATCGGGCTTCGTCGCctcgcacgtcgtcgccggcctcgtcgccgagcaaAAATATCGCGTTCGCGGCACCGTTCGcagttcgacgagcgaaacgtcgaaacTTCTCAAGGAAACCTTTCCCGACGTCGAACTCGTCGAAGCAGATCTgtcgaaagacgacggatGGAAAGA AGCGGTGGCCGGCTGCGCGTACGTTCATCACGTCGCCTCGCCTATTATCACGCTCGACGAAGAGCCAGATCGGGAAAAAATGATTCGACTTCCTGTCGAGGGAATAGAACGCGTTTTCGGAGCGTGCGTCGACGCTGGAACGGTGAAGCGAGTCGTCCTGACAGGCACGAGTTCGGCCATATCAT ATGACTGGACTGACCCCGAATCGCCAAAACTTCCTCCGTACGAAATAGGAAAGACGCTCGCTGAAAAGGCGGCTTGGGAATTTGTAAAGAACCTGGAAG ATGGAAAGAAATTTGAGCTGGTTGTGACAAGCCCAGTTGTCATTTATGGTCCCTTGATTCTTAATcgcgcttcttcttctcatgAG GCTGTGGGGGTTCTACTCAGACGCGACTTTCCTGCCGTTCCAAACGTAGCTGCAGCATTTGTTGACGTTCGCGATGTCAAGAAAGCTCACCTGATTGCTATGATCAAACCTGAAGCTGCAG GCAAGCGCTATATATTGTGCTCTGACACGGTCGCAATGACAGAGATTGCTCAAGTGCTTGCCAAGGAATTTAACCCTCAAGG TTACAATGTTTCCGTGCATCGTTTGCCAACGTTTGTCTTGTGGTTCTCAAAGTTCTTTAGCCAAAAAGCCAAAGTGGCCTACGACTATTGCGGAACGTTTATTAGATATGACAACTCACCA ATGAAGAACGAGCTGGGAATTGAACCAATTGGTATAAAGGAAAGCATCATTGAGTCAGCCTACAGTCTCATTGATAAAGGCATCATTCCAAAGAAACCCGGTTACAGAAAACAGGGAGCAGAAgaatga
- the LOC136198493 gene encoding probable RNA-binding protein 46: MEAPNDDVAEERPPDSPSPPSKRVIPAQRYRKGDPLPEGVSGAPNERKLVELMEKTGCMISQTNGQRRFGPPPDWPPEEPPPPRGCEVFIGKIPRDLYEDELVPVLQMIGRLYELRLMMDFSGNNRGYAFAVFASRDEAKQCVRALDNYEIRRGRSLGVCISVDNCRLFIGGIPKKVTKADILDEMRRLTDGVVDAIVYASVADKTKNRGFAFVEYENHRAAAMARRKLMRQRLVVWGTEIAVDWAEPEQVIDEDVMAKVKVLYVRNLMVSTTEEQIHQKFVEFGKLEKVKKIRDYAFVHYSTREDAVAAKESMDGEEFDGSLLTISWAKPVDKEQRQLAKNFGKTFYDGVAMYPTVNDVGGGGSGGEIVPRSPTSTQAVVPPVNSIYPLQISPFFRRTERTHLGSYVDRIPSSGNTRPQSCRRYTLPPTTLPLSPVAKPFFPPPPPQGSPPAIPPLPQSSPFGTSPVMIHALVADPVTSSGVYMKKHSVEVLEDICTKSNWGSPQYHLIQLNCNSGMTPFYIQKVSIPGLGQHQFQSTKLCSNADEAKTLAAENALYHLGLSFLPEGFTLSLPAPNFSSHISSISASVNDPTKPPPPPLPGAIPPPGGVWQPIANLHEIAAVYGSPPPPPPPPLFNGFHANRSIYSPSEVYPY; the protein is encoded by the exons ATGGAAGCaccgaacgacgacgtcgccgaagaacGTCCACCggactcgccgtcgccgccatcCAAACGCGTCATCCCAGCTCAACGCTATCGAAAAGGAGATCCTCTTCCCGAAGGCGTCAGCGGCGCGCCGAACGAACGCAAGCTCGTCGAGCTCATGGAAAAAACGGGCTGCATGATTTCGCAGACGAACGGCCAACGACGCTTCGGTCCGCCGCCCGACTGGCCGCCCGAAGAGCCACCTCCACCACGTGGCTGCGAAGTGTTCATCGGAAAAATACCGCGAGATCTCTACGAAGACGAACTCGTTCCCGTGCTCCAGATGATCGGACGACTCTACGAGCTGCGTCTAATGATGGATTTCTCTGGGAACAATCGCGGCTAcgccttcgccgtcttcgcgtcgcgcgacgaggcgaagcAATGCGTGCGCGCGCTCGACAACTACGAAATACGCCGCGGTCGATCGCTGGGCGTATGCATCTCCGTCGACAACTGTCGACTCTTCATCGGCGGCATACCGAAGAAGGTCACCAAGGCGGACATACTCGACGAGATGCGTCGACTCacggacggcgtcgtcgacgcgatcgtctacgcgagcgtcgccgataagacgaagaatcgcggattcgccttcgtcgagtACGAGAATCATCGCGCCGCGGCGATGGCGCGACGGAAGCTCATGCGtcagcgtctcgtcgtctggGGAAccgaaatcgccgtcgattgGGCCGAGCCGGAACAAGTGATCGACGAGGATGTCATGGCTAAg gtCAAAGTGCTCTACGTTCGGAATCTCATGGTGTCGACCACCGAAGAGCAGATTCATCAGAagttcgtcgaattcggcaAGCtggagaaagtgaaaaagatACGCGATTACGCCTTCGTTCATTATTCGACGCGCGAGGACGCCGTGGCGGCGAAAGAGTCCATGGACG gCGAGGAATTTGACGGAAGCCTTCTGACAATATCGTGGGCCAAGCCAGTGGACAAGGAACAGCGTCAATTGGCGAAGAATTTCGGCAAAACGTTCTACGACGGAGTGGCCATGTATCCCACGGTGAACGACGTGGGTGGAGGGGGATCAGGAGGAGAGATTGTGCCTCGATCTCCAACGTCCACACAAGCAGTCGTTCCTCCCGTCAATTCAATCTATCCATTACAAATCAGCCCATTTTTCAGACg CACTGAAAGAACCCACCTTGGAAGCTATGTGGATCGTATCCCAAGCAGTGGCAACACGCGCCCGCAGTCATGTCGACGCTACACTTTGCCACCCACCACTCTTCCGCTATCGCCAGTGGCAAAGCCtttttttccgccgccgccgccgcagggCTCGCCGCCGGCGATTCCACCGCTGCCCCAGTCATCTCCATTTGGGACGAGTCCTGTTATGATTCACGCTTTGGTGGCCGATCCAGTGACTTCTTCTGGTGTCTACATGAAGAAGCATTCTGTGGAG GTATTGGAGGATATTTGTACTAAAAGCAATTGGGGGTCACCTCAGTATCATCTGATTCAACTTAACTGCAATTCGGGAATGACGCCGTTTTATATTCAaaaa gtTTCTATTCCTGGACTGGGTCAGCATCAGTTTCAATCAACTAAACTTTGCtcgaacgccgacgaagcgaaaacTCTCGCAGCCGAAAACGCCCTGTATCATCTCGGCCTCTCGTTCTTACCAGAAG GATTTACTCTCAGTCTACCTGCTCCAAATTTCTCGTCGCACATTTCATCAATTTCCGCTTCAGTGAATGATCCGacaaagccgccgccgccgccgttgcctgGAGCAATTCCTCCGCCTGGAGGTGTGTGGCAGCCAATAGCCAATCTCCACGAAATTGCCGCCGTCTACGgatcgccgccaccgccgccaccgccgccctTATTCAACGGATTCCACGCCAACAGGTCTATTTATTCTCCTTCAGAAGTATATCCATATTAG